In Leptospira bourretii, a genomic segment contains:
- the fliE gene encoding flagellar hook-basal body complex protein FliE, which produces MSIDRISNSSSQTYKPHSLLPQGDKVGIFRSNERHYGKTNEAKSPDEVAGTFGDALKKAFEQVNDQQVEADELTQKIVFDPNSVELHDVMIAAEKARISLTFAKTMSDGFVRAYRELTTLR; this is translated from the coding sequence ATGTCCATTGATCGCATTTCCAATAGTAGCTCCCAAACTTACAAACCACATTCCCTTCTCCCCCAAGGTGACAAGGTAGGAATCTTTCGCTCTAACGAACGTCACTATGGCAAAACCAATGAAGCCAAATCTCCTGATGAAGTTGCCGGAACTTTTGGAGATGCTTTAAAGAAAGCCTTCGAACAAGTGAATGACCAACAAGTAGAAGCAGATGAACTCACACAAAAAATTGTTTTTGATCCAAACTCAGTGGAACTTCATGATGTGATGATTGCGGCAGAGAAGGCTCGGATCTCATTGACATTTGCAAAAACAATGTCTGATGGATTTGTCAGAGCTTACAGAGAACTCACTACTCTTAGATAA
- a CDS encoding YciI family protein: MKEFTLIFRNSNQEGERPSPDQMQKVLQEWMAWMTNLSAKEQLADKGNRLAISDAKTVRPGNLVTDGPYTEIKEFINGYIVVRSESLTGAVEIAKGCPILKIGGNVEVRKVVTPDDHS; encoded by the coding sequence ATGAAAGAGTTCACATTAATTTTTCGAAATAGCAACCAAGAGGGAGAAAGACCATCCCCTGACCAAATGCAAAAAGTCTTACAAGAATGGATGGCTTGGATGACCAATTTGTCGGCGAAGGAACAATTGGCTGACAAAGGAAACCGTTTGGCGATTTCAGATGCAAAAACAGTTCGTCCGGGCAATTTGGTGACAGATGGACCTTACACAGAGATCAAAGAATTTATCAATGGTTATATCGTTGTTAGATCAGAATCACTCACTGGTGCTGTTGAAATTGCGAAAGGTTGTCCTATTCTAAAAATCGGAGGAAATGTCGAAGTTAGAAAAGTCGTAACTCCTGATGACCATAGTTAA
- a CDS encoding RNA polymerase sigma factor, whose amino-acid sequence MTIVNQETKILSDLFRREQVKMTAVLCRHFSLKDLDLVEDIVAETFLRATEVWPQNGIPENPSAWLYTVAKNIAKDGFRKKISETKKINNVLNSNIEEPQDISFEESLISDSHLAMIFAVCENTISPKSRVCLSLQILCGFSVEEIGFALHSNKEAVKKILFRTREQLRQSKFEIKNLPIDEIKLRMDSVLLTIYLLFNEGYSSKTKDSVIRIDLIKQAMNLGLSLTLTKSTKTPELLALMSLFCFQASRLDSRTNTQGSVVIFTDQDKSKWDQNLIQKGNEYFLEAFSTTSRSRYHYEAAIAYWHTQEESLEKWKYILNIYDNFLEIYKSPSVFLNRVFAYSKVFGKQKALDEMENYKDYKNRDYHSLIGYLYSNSNNDLASIHFQKAIQLTRSKKEIALLEQKIKELN is encoded by the coding sequence ATGACCATAGTTAATCAAGAAACCAAAATCCTTTCGGATTTGTTTCGTAGAGAACAAGTAAAAATGACGGCCGTTTTGTGCCGTCATTTTAGTTTGAAAGACCTAGATTTAGTTGAGGACATTGTTGCCGAAACATTTTTACGAGCCACCGAAGTTTGGCCACAAAATGGAATCCCAGAAAATCCTTCTGCTTGGCTTTACACTGTTGCCAAAAATATCGCAAAAGATGGATTTAGAAAAAAAATATCTGAAACAAAAAAAATAAATAATGTTCTAAACTCAAATATTGAAGAACCACAAGACATTAGTTTTGAGGAAAGTTTAATTTCCGACAGTCACCTCGCAATGATCTTTGCTGTTTGCGAAAATACAATTTCTCCAAAAAGCAGAGTTTGTTTAAGTTTACAAATTTTATGTGGCTTTAGTGTTGAAGAAATAGGATTTGCTCTTCATTCAAACAAAGAAGCGGTAAAAAAAATTTTATTCCGCACACGCGAACAATTACGCCAATCAAAGTTTGAAATTAAAAATCTTCCAATTGATGAAATTAAATTGAGGATGGACTCAGTCCTTTTAACAATTTACCTTCTTTTTAACGAAGGTTATTCGTCAAAAACAAAAGATTCCGTGATTCGTATTGATTTAATCAAACAAGCAATGAATCTGGGACTCTCCCTGACTCTTACAAAATCAACAAAAACTCCTGAATTGTTAGCACTCATGTCTCTTTTTTGTTTTCAGGCATCTCGACTCGACTCTCGCACAAATACGCAAGGGTCAGTTGTTATTTTTACTGACCAAGATAAATCCAAATGGGACCAAAACTTGATTCAGAAGGGAAACGAATATTTTTTAGAGGCATTTAGCACAACCTCACGATCAAGATACCATTATGAAGCTGCCATTGCCTATTGGCATACGCAAGAAGAGTCCTTAGAAAAATGGAAATACATCTTAAACATATATGATAACTTTTTGGAAATTTACAAGTCTCCATCGGTTTTTTTAAATCGAGTTTTTGCTTATTCAAAGGTTTTTGGAAAACAAAAAGCGTTAGATGAGATGGAAAATTATAAAGATTATAAAAATCGTGATTATCATTCGTTAATTGGATATTTATATTCTAATTCTAATAATGACTTGGCATCAATTCATTTCCAAAAAGCGATTCAACTAACTAGATCTAAAAAAGAAATCGCACTCTTAGAACAAAAAATCAAAGAATTAAACTAA
- the flgB gene encoding flagellar basal body rod protein FlgB, whose amino-acid sequence MFEATHFMKTQDLLERGLGAATQRRKVITDNIANADVPNFKRSEVVFESMLKRAIESEKIEKDKAVPTKITNDRHIEFFKPLDYRDAKPKTNLDYLTTMRPDGNNVDIEKEVVEANQNQMSYSLMIDRLNQNNRLLNIVMRTN is encoded by the coding sequence ATGTTTGAAGCAACACATTTCATGAAAACTCAAGACCTATTGGAACGTGGCCTCGGTGCTGCGACTCAAAGGCGTAAAGTGATTACTGATAATATCGCCAATGCGGATGTTCCTAATTTTAAACGTTCGGAAGTGGTGTTTGAGTCTATGCTCAAACGCGCCATCGAATCAGAAAAAATTGAAAAGGACAAAGCAGTTCCGACTAAAATCACAAACGACCGTCATATTGAATTTTTTAAACCGCTAGATTACCGGGATGCAAAACCCAAAACCAATTTGGACTATCTGACTACAATGAGACCCGACGGGAACAACGTAGACATTGAAAAAGAAGTGGTAGAGGCAAACCAGAACCAAATGAGTTATAGCCTTATGATTGATCGCCTCAACCAAAACAACCGCCTTCTCAACATTGTGATGAGAACCAACTAA
- the flgC gene encoding flagellar basal body rod protein FlgC, with protein sequence MGMFDSINISATGLSAQRLRMDVISNNIANSTTTRNTNGDGPFRRDRVILTPINLRTNWKSPVYPFGVAPGEGKGVKVMKIEKDMSPLRLTYDPTHPDAIQTGPKKGYVELPNINIVTEMTDMISASRSYEANVQLINGSKAMMNKAMEIGRA encoded by the coding sequence ATGGGAATGTTTGATTCGATTAATATATCTGCCACTGGCCTTTCTGCCCAAAGACTCCGTATGGATGTTATTTCCAATAACATTGCCAACTCGACAACCACGAGAAATACCAATGGAGATGGCCCTTTTCGCAGAGACCGTGTCATCCTAACACCGATTAACCTAAGAACCAATTGGAAAAGCCCTGTGTATCCTTTTGGTGTTGCTCCCGGTGAAGGCAAAGGGGTCAAGGTGATGAAAATCGAAAAGGATATGAGTCCTTTACGACTCACTTATGATCCAACACACCCAGATGCCATCCAAACTGGGCCTAAAAAAGGATACGTGGAACTTCCGAACATCAATATCGTCACTGAGATGACAGATATGATCTCCGCCTCTCGGTCGTATGAGGCCAATGTCCAACTCATCAATGGATCCAAGGCCATGATGAATAAGGCTATGGAGATCGGTCGGGCGTAA
- a CDS encoding sterol desaturase family protein encodes MFGGPVQCDLVLDCVTKIGFTQGVLNFLRYYPIAGLAFLLFYVWRKDFFETYRIQKVYPKAEKVWKEFRQSAVTLLVFTLVAVTNITLMKAKIVPSAVYFGPVSSWSGIGYIFLSFALFTIWHETWFYWMHRFAHIKKVYPHVHSEHHQSVNPSPLAAYRFQATEAFLEAIYIVPFVMFVPVHFYVVLFHTFYAMILNIWWHLGYEFFPKGWASHPITKWINTSTHHNLHHQKFQGNYSLYFNVWDRLMGTNFPYYETYYEQVTEERDRKRKEQKPKKEAAVEVLVS; translated from the coding sequence ATGTTTGGTGGACCAGTTCAGTGTGATTTAGTTTTAGATTGTGTTACCAAAATTGGTTTTACACAAGGTGTATTAAATTTCTTACGTTATTACCCAATTGCAGGGTTAGCATTTCTATTATTCTATGTTTGGCGAAAGGATTTTTTTGAAACTTATCGTATCCAAAAAGTTTATCCCAAAGCGGAAAAAGTTTGGAAAGAGTTTCGCCAATCGGCAGTGACACTACTTGTTTTCACATTAGTGGCGGTCACGAATATCACTTTGATGAAAGCAAAAATTGTCCCAAGTGCTGTGTATTTTGGGCCAGTTTCTAGTTGGTCAGGGATCGGATATATTTTCCTTAGTTTCGCACTTTTTACAATTTGGCATGAAACTTGGTTCTATTGGATGCATAGATTTGCTCATATCAAAAAAGTTTACCCACATGTCCATTCGGAACACCACCAATCAGTCAATCCTTCTCCTCTTGCTGCTTACCGGTTCCAAGCCACAGAAGCATTTTTAGAAGCTATCTACATTGTTCCTTTTGTTATGTTTGTTCCTGTCCATTTTTATGTAGTTTTATTCCATACTTTTTATGCGATGATTCTGAACATTTGGTGGCACCTAGGATATGAGTTTTTCCCAAAAGGTTGGGCCTCTCACCCCATAACAAAATGGATCAATACATCCACTCACCATAACCTCCACCACCAAAAATTCCAAGGCAACTATTCCCTTTATTTCAATGTATGGGATCGTCTCATGGGAACCAACTTTCCTTACTATGAAACTTACTATGAACAAGTCACAGAAGAAAGAGATAGAAAACGAAAAGAACAAAAACCAAAGAAGGAAGCAGCAGTCGAAGTTTTAGTTTCTTAA
- a CDS encoding SDR family NAD(P)-dependent oxidoreductase produces the protein MAYHLQDKVVLITGAAGGIGTACAKELYAEGAKLVLTDVSQKSVDTLAAEFAKERVLAKAMDVTDWESIKKVTSLSVSTFGKLDIVFANAGISWKESAYTVFNCEESEFEKIIDVDLLGVWRTVKSSLPEIVKNKGQVVVTSSIYAFTNGMCNAPYATSKAGIEMFVRSLRAELAGKSASASVLYPGWITTPLTEGVFGGDRLTTTMREIGFPHILRKAIPPEKVAKALVNGLKQRKPRIIVPARWVPIQLFRGIVGIFSDWYLSNHSRIQSLLLELENRTKK, from the coding sequence ATGGCTTATCATCTACAAGATAAAGTAGTTCTCATCACAGGTGCAGCCGGTGGAATCGGAACCGCTTGCGCAAAAGAACTGTATGCAGAAGGTGCCAAACTTGTATTAACAGACGTATCTCAAAAATCAGTGGATACATTGGCTGCTGAGTTTGCAAAAGAACGAGTATTAGCAAAAGCAATGGACGTAACTGATTGGGAATCCATAAAAAAAGTAACCAGTTTATCCGTTTCCACTTTTGGAAAACTTGATATTGTTTTTGCCAATGCAGGCATCTCATGGAAAGAATCTGCTTATACTGTATTTAATTGTGAAGAATCGGAATTTGAAAAAATTATAGATGTGGACTTACTTGGTGTTTGGCGCACAGTCAAATCATCTTTACCTGAAATTGTAAAAAACAAAGGACAAGTGGTTGTTACCTCTTCCATCTACGCATTCACAAATGGAATGTGTAATGCACCGTATGCGACTTCCAAAGCAGGGATTGAAATGTTTGTCCGTTCTCTTCGGGCAGAACTTGCCGGCAAGTCTGCAAGTGCTAGTGTATTGTATCCTGGTTGGATTACGACTCCACTGACAGAGGGTGTTTTCGGAGGAGATCGTCTAACAACAACCATGCGAGAAATCGGATTCCCACATATTTTAAGAAAAGCAATTCCTCCTGAAAAAGTGGCAAAGGCATTGGTCAATGGTTTGAAACAGCGAAAACCAAGAATCATTGTACCGGCTCGTTGGGTTCCCATCCAACTCTTCCGGGGGATTGTTGGAATTTTTTCTGATTGGTATCTTTCAAACCACTCCCGCATCCAGTCCTTACTTTTGGAGTTAGAAAATAGAACTAAGAAATAA
- a CDS encoding MBL fold metallo-hydrolase, with translation MGKVITIDTEYANFPEVASAYLLEEEGHGVVVETNTTHAIPKILKVMESEGIKPGNLDYVIVTHVHLDHAGGAWALLEACPNAILLAHPKTAKHLIDPSLLIKSATSVYGKENFDSLYGEIKPIPKDRVRVMEDGEWLTWKDHSFQFIYTKGHANHHFCIYDKKTNGIYTGDSFGISYPQLENGKRFIFPTTTPTDFDYAEAIHSLNLILDTGAEVAYLTHFGPIGDLKKNAEDLKIGLTLCNEAIQVIETIPKEERLFFMESKVKAMIQTLANNNSITLTESDWKLLHLDVNLNAQGLVYAFEKKQPKV, from the coding sequence ATGGGCAAAGTGATCACGATTGATACTGAGTATGCAAACTTCCCGGAGGTGGCTTCGGCTTATCTTTTAGAGGAGGAAGGTCATGGAGTGGTTGTGGAAACCAATACCACCCATGCCATCCCAAAAATTCTTAAGGTCATGGAGTCCGAAGGAATCAAACCAGGGAACCTGGACTATGTCATTGTCACCCATGTCCACCTAGACCACGCGGGTGGCGCTTGGGCACTCCTCGAAGCTTGTCCGAATGCGATTCTTCTCGCACATCCCAAAACCGCCAAACACTTGATCGATCCAAGTTTACTCATTAAAAGTGCCACGTCAGTGTATGGAAAAGAAAACTTTGATTCTTTATACGGCGAAATCAAACCTATCCCTAAAGATAGGGTGCGAGTGATGGAAGATGGAGAATGGCTCACTTGGAAAGACCATTCCTTTCAGTTTATCTACACCAAGGGACATGCCAATCATCACTTTTGTATATATGATAAAAAAACAAATGGAATTTATACGGGGGATTCTTTTGGAATTTCGTATCCTCAATTAGAAAATGGAAAACGATTTATTTTTCCTACCACAACACCCACTGACTTTGATTATGCGGAAGCGATTCACTCGTTAAATCTAATTTTGGATACAGGAGCAGAAGTTGCCTATCTCACTCACTTTGGCCCGATCGGTGATTTGAAAAAGAATGCAGAGGACCTGAAAATAGGACTGACTTTATGCAATGAAGCCATTCAGGTCATAGAGACAATTCCCAAGGAAGAACGTCTCTTTTTTATGGAATCAAAAGTGAAAGCCATGATCCAAACCTTAGCAAACAATAATTCAATCACACTGACTGAGTCTGATTGGAAGTTACTACATCTAGATGTAAATTTGAATGCACAAGGGTTAGTGTATGCCTTTGAAAAGAAACAACCCAAAGTATAA